The Pirellulales bacterium genome segment TACTTTTGGATCGACTGTCTTCGAATTTGGCAACGGGGCATCGTCGACCTTCAGAACCAGAAGAAGCGTCGCCGTTGAGGCAATAAAATGATGAATCGGCTGTCGCCCGCTTCAGGGTACTTTGGTCTTATTCAGCATTTTGCATTCATCATATCGCATTTGACTGCGTTGAGAGCGCGGCCAACGCGCCCGGATGCACACCCCAAAACAGTGCAAACAGTCCGCCCAGTGCGGCCAGGATCCATGTCGCCGGTTCAGGCGTGATGACGAACTGCGACACGTTATAGAACGTCGTTGGTCCGCTCGGCGTAAAGCCAGAGTTCGTGACGATCTGCTGGTCACTGAAGATCGGCAGGTTCTGGCCGAACACTTCGTTAAACGCCGTGGCGATCATGTTCGAGATCAATCCCTCGGGCTGCGTGAGGATGTCGAACTGATTGCTCGCAAACATCGTGCTGAACGTGTGACCGCCGAACGTCCATGGGTATAGCGGCACGAGCACATCGGCGGCCTTGAACAAATCAATCACGGGCACGCCGTGCGCCAGGGCGAATTGCTGAATCTCGTTGTTAGCGGTGATGATCGCATTGCGACCGGCCTGGATCTCGGCGGGCGTCGCACCATAGGCCAAGGCGAGCACGGGCGCAAGCGGAGTTGCGGTGATGTCCGGGATGTTGGCGATCACCTGGTGAACGCCAGGATTCGCCGCCGCGATCGACGTGATCACTTTCTCGACATTCGACACGAACGTGTCGATGACCGGCTGCGCGTTGCCTCCCAGGAACACCGTCTGGGCGTTTGGGCCGAAGGGTCCGAAATCATTGGCCCCCACGACCAGTACCGAATCGGTGATTTGCCCTTGCTGCGCGAGCGAGACGATGGTGGGCAATTGG includes the following:
- a CDS encoding SGNH/GDSL hydrolase family protein, with product MNSTSWSVLRNCLLVTMVLSALSIRSISAAPVSMAVMGDSINLLTPTYDTSWVVQLQNAGAITQHDVARDGATSNGVVSGQLPTIVSLAQQGQITDSVLVVGANDFGPFGPNAQTVFLGGNAQPVIDTFVSNVEKVITSIAAANPGVHQVIANIPDITATPLAPVLALAYGATPAEIQAGRNAIITANNEIQQFALAHGVPVIDLFKAADVLVPLYPWTFGGHTFSTMFASNQFDILTQPEGLISNMIATAFNEVFGQNLPIFSDQQIVTNSGFTPSGPTTFYNVSQFVITPEPATWILAALGGLFALFWGVHPGALAALSTQSNAI